Proteins encoded together in one Rhipicephalus sanguineus isolate Rsan-2018 chromosome 9, BIME_Rsan_1.4, whole genome shotgun sequence window:
- the LOC119405899 gene encoding uncharacterized protein LOC119405899: MERALLESSLGFRLKYSTSGIDENRRLPGLAFADDVVLMAESKAELQALLDICATEMTSLGLRFNAKKTKVVPFAGNMAESVDLKLGSESIALETTYKYLGVLLCSEASIYNQQEAHIRQASLRAQCILRRRILWGCNRFIMVRDIWKLVHVPCLTFANAVCMTAATREWLERRQREVGRTALACHGRVADESVQGDLGWSCFEARKASSKLVYRGRLQFMCRERWARQVFEYLAATCIRTSWVNRVYRLEKKYVSFTEPVQAETARLYTKEVRRRVRQGLRNRGGRGGRRPHRFKTSGGMPPH, from the coding sequence ATGGAACGAGCACTGCTCGAGTCCAGTCTTGGATTCCGCCTGAAGTATAGCACAAGCGGAATCGATGAAAATCGGCGGCTGCCTGGCTTGGCTTTTGCGGATGACGTAGTACTAATGGCTGAGAGCAAAGCAGAGCTGCAGGCACTCCTGGACATCTGTGCCACAGAAATGACCTCGCTGGGTTTACGCTTCAACGCCAAAAAGACCAAGGTAGTGCCATTTGCTGGAAACATGGCTGAATCTGTAGACCTCAAGCTGGGAAGTGAGAGCATCGCCCTGGAGACTACATATAAGTACTTGGGCGTGCTACTCTGCTCTGAGGCCAGTATATACAACCAGCAGGAAGCCCATATCCGCCAAGCCTCACTGCGGGCTCAGTGCATTCTTCGGCGCCGCATCTTGTGGGGGTGCAACCGCTTCATCATGGTGCGGGACATATGGAAACTTGTGCATGTTCCCTGCCTTACATTTGCCAACGCAGTCTGCATGACAGCGGCCACCAGAGAATGGCTGGAGCGGCGGCAACGAGAAGTTGGCCGCACGGCGCTTGCGTGCCATGGAAGAGTGGCGGACGAGTCAGTCCAGGGGGACCTAGGCTGGTCTTGTTTTGAAGCTCGCAAGGCCTCCAGCAAGTTAGTGTACCGGGGTCGCCTTCAATTCATGTGCAGAGAGCGCTGGGCAAGGCAGGTATTTGAATACCTTGCGGCAACGTGCATACGTACCTCTTGGGTGAACCGGGTGTACCGGCTGGAAAAGAAGTATGTATCCTTCACAGAGCCGGTACAGGCTGAAACTGCAAGGCTCTATACCAAGGAGGTGCGTAGGCGGGTGCGCCAGGGGCTCCGGAACCGGGGCGGCAGGGGGGGCCGTCGCCCCCACAGGTTCaaaaccagtgggggcatgcccccacactaA